From a single Nocardioides panacis genomic region:
- a CDS encoding DUF3151 domain-containing protein, which produces MTFQDLMAGPPPTHLPVDPAAAELESGTPAVEVVRSHPESPIAWATLAEQALATEGTEGLIEVTAYAYARVGYHRSLDQLRRNGWKGNGPVPWEHEPNRGFLRALAALARAADRIGEAPEAQRCADFLRDSSPTAYEALLA; this is translated from the coding sequence ATGACCTTCCAGGACCTGATGGCCGGACCGCCGCCCACCCACCTGCCCGTCGACCCGGCCGCGGCCGAGCTCGAGTCCGGCACCCCTGCGGTGGAGGTCGTCCGCAGCCACCCCGAGTCGCCGATCGCCTGGGCCACGCTGGCCGAGCAGGCGCTCGCCACCGAGGGCACCGAGGGCCTCATCGAGGTGACCGCCTACGCCTACGCGCGGGTCGGCTACCACCGCAGCCTCGACCAGCTGCGCCGCAACGGCTGGAAGGGCAACGGCCCGGTCCCGTGGGAGCACGAGCCGAACCGCGGCTTCCTGCGCGCGCTGGCGGCACTGGCCCGGGCCGCCGACCGGATCGGCGAGGCCCCCGAGGCGCAGCGCTGCGCCGACTTCCTCCGTGACAGCAGCCCCACCGCCTACGAAGCCCTCCTGGCCT
- the fbaA gene encoding class II fructose-bisphosphate aldolase produces the protein MPVATPEVYAEMLDKAKRDGFAYPAINVSSSQTLNAALKGFADAGSDGIVQVSTGGADYLSGPTVKNMVTGSVAFAAYAAEVAKNYPVNIALHTDHCPQDKLDGFVRPLLDISIERVKNGQAPLFQSHMWDGSAIPLEENLQIAQELLAKAAAAKIILEIEVGVVGGEEDGVEGGAGDKLYSTADDALATVEALGLGEKGRYLTALTFGNVHGVYKPGNVKLRPEILQQAQQAVVEKLGLEPGAKPFDLVFHGGSGSLAEEIAAAVSYGVIKMNVDTDTQYAFTRPVAGHMFANYDGVLKIDGEVGNKKAYDPRAWGKAAEAGMAARVVTACENLSSTGTSVSR, from the coding sequence ATGCCCGTCGCGACGCCCGAGGTGTACGCCGAGATGCTCGACAAGGCGAAGCGTGACGGCTTCGCCTACCCGGCCATCAACGTCAGCTCCTCCCAGACCCTGAACGCCGCCCTCAAGGGCTTCGCCGACGCCGGCAGCGACGGGATCGTCCAGGTCTCCACCGGCGGCGCGGACTACCTGTCCGGGCCGACGGTGAAGAACATGGTGACCGGCTCGGTCGCGTTCGCGGCGTACGCCGCCGAGGTGGCCAAGAACTACCCGGTGAACATCGCGCTGCACACCGACCACTGCCCGCAGGACAAGCTGGACGGCTTCGTCCGCCCGCTGCTCGACATCTCCATCGAGCGCGTCAAGAACGGCCAGGCACCGCTGTTCCAGTCGCACATGTGGGACGGGTCGGCGATCCCGCTCGAGGAGAACCTGCAGATCGCCCAGGAGCTGCTCGCCAAGGCGGCCGCAGCGAAGATCATCCTGGAGATCGAGGTCGGTGTCGTGGGCGGCGAGGAGGACGGCGTCGAGGGCGGCGCGGGCGACAAGCTCTACAGCACCGCGGACGACGCGCTGGCCACCGTCGAGGCGCTCGGCCTGGGCGAGAAGGGCCGCTACCTGACCGCGCTGACCTTCGGCAACGTGCACGGCGTCTACAAGCCCGGCAACGTCAAGCTCCGCCCGGAGATCCTCCAGCAGGCCCAGCAGGCCGTCGTCGAGAAGCTCGGCCTCGAGCCCGGCGCCAAGCCCTTCGACCTGGTGTTCCACGGCGGCTCCGGCTCGCTGGCCGAGGAGATCGCCGCCGCGGTGTCCTACGGCGTCATCAAGATGAACGTCGACACCGACACGCAGTACGCCTTCACCCGACCGGTCGCCGGGCACATGTTCGCGAACTACGACGGCGTGCTGAAGATCGACGGCGAGGTCGGCAACAAGAAGGCCTACGACCCGCGGGCCTGGGGCAAGGCGGCGGAGGCCGGCATGGCCGCCCGCGTCGTCACCGCCTGCGAGAACCTGAGCAGCACCGGCACCAGCGTCAGCCGCTGA